The window TATTCTTATCGTTCTCTTCCTGACCTAAGCGCTTCAAACGTGAATATAGCCTCTTATTGGAACCGGCAACGATGATAAGCTGATAATCATGGCTTTCATCCTTGAGAAGCGACTTGACAATAAGTTCCATTTCACCCAGTCCCTGGGAGCCCCCCATTATCAGCACCGTAGGGAGGTCTTTTTCAAGACCGTATTTAGCGCGGATCTCTGAAGGATCATGGATTGCGCAGAATTTCGGGTCTACCGGGATCCCGGTTATTACTATTTTCTCCCGGGGAACGCCTTTTTCCGCAAGAGCATCACGCGTCCCGTCTGAAGGCACCGCGTAAACATCCACTTCATCATAAATCCAGAAGGAATGAGGCGCATGATCCGTCAAAACGCCTATAAGCTTGACGTCCTTGCCACAGGAACGTTTATAATCAGCTACCATGCCGCAAGGCATGGCCTGAGTGCAAAATACCGCTTCGGGTGAATGCTTTTCAATAAGCCTTCGTATCTTGGACATATTGTATTTATGAAGGGCTTCCCGGGCTTTCTTGGTCTTTTTGACCACCTCAGGACTATCATATATAGATCCCCAGAGTTCTGGTTTCTTCTTGATGATCTCAAGGTAGGCTTTGTTGATGATCTTGCCGAGAATTGGATTGGTATAATCAAGGGCGTTGACCTTTTCTATATTCAGGTCCTTTTTCGTCTCCCGCAGACCACTCTCTATCGCACAGGCGGCATGGAAGTGACCCGAATATTCCGATATATAAAAGATTATTATCCTTTTATTCATGGCCAGATCTTTTTATCGATCCAGAAACTCTTTTATTCCTGCTCAAGTAT of the Candidatus Omnitrophota bacterium genome contains:
- a CDS encoding glycosyltransferase is translated as MNKRIIIFYISEYSGHFHAACAIESGLRETKKDLNIEKVNALDYTNPILGKIINKAYLEIIKKKPELWGSIYDSPEVVKKTKKAREALHKYNMSKIRRLIEKHSPEAVFCTQAMPCGMVADYKRSCGKDVKLIGVLTDHAPHSFWIYDEVDVYAVPSDGTRDALAEKGVPREKIVITGIPVDPKFCAIHDPSEIRAKYGLEKDLPTVLIMGGSQGLGEMELIVKSLLKDESHDYQLIIVAGSNKRLYSRLKRLGQEENDKNMCVLSFDKNIEELMEVSQIIVSKAGGMTSAEAMVKHLPMLIVNPIPGHERMNTNYLTSSGAAVEVKDLARVPNKINELFDSKGALQRMRKKAEKLSRPESALEIAKLALR